A stretch of the Deltaproteobacteria bacterium genome encodes the following:
- a CDS encoding Maf family protein yields MMHNENTPYLILASRSPRRKSLLEQAGLSFAVVQSDFDEDSVPPCRPERYVRTLARAKAEAIAALHPDAWIIGADTIVCVDGVILGKPRSREDARGMLRRLSGRTHQVITGYALVHRASENCITDAVKTEVRFKPLKTEEIEWYLDTGEPFDKAGAYAIQGLGTFLVKAIEGSYTNVVGLPVCEIIDRLEREGIIRPGSDGRWTPAMLSETLHLAENDKNRRRQ; encoded by the coding sequence ATGATGCATAATGAAAACACCCCGTACCTCATTCTGGCCTCGCGGTCGCCGCGACGAAAAAGCCTGCTCGAACAGGCGGGCCTCTCTTTTGCCGTCGTCCAGTCCGATTTCGATGAAGACAGCGTGCCCCCGTGCAGACCGGAAAGATATGTGCGGACGCTTGCACGCGCAAAAGCCGAAGCCATAGCGGCCCTGCATCCTGACGCCTGGATCATCGGCGCCGACACCATCGTGTGTGTCGATGGCGTTATTCTGGGCAAACCCCGTTCCAGAGAGGACGCCCGCGGCATGCTGCGACGGCTGAGCGGGCGAACGCACCAGGTGATAACGGGGTATGCCCTGGTCCACCGGGCCTCGGAAAACTGCATTACCGACGCCGTTAAAACCGAGGTGCGCTTCAAACCTTTGAAAACTGAGGAAATCGAGTGGTATCTCGATACCGGCGAACCTTTTGACAAGGCCGGCGCATATGCGATACAAGGGTTGGGTACCTTTCTGGTGAAAGCGATCGAGGGATCCTACACCAACGTGGTGGGGTTACCGGTTTGCGAAATTATCGACCGGTTGGAGCGCGAAGGGATTATCCGACCGGGGTCGGACGGACGGTGGACGCCGGCAATGCTATCAGAAACGCTCCACCTGGCAGAAAACGATAAAAACAGGAGACGGCAATGA
- a CDS encoding DEAD/DEAH box helicase — protein MKIEIGKQLKLSQLPPDMRDELVEQLTMINPKWLENERMGRWNRNTPKMLRLYSKWKDCLWIPRGYMRQLMLMCRKKGTVPDIEDRRRELPDTEFGFKGTLKDFQEDAVNRMLSRDFGTLSAPTGSGKTVMALYMIARRKQPTLVVVHTKELAFQWIEAIARFLDIGENEVGLIGSGKMTVGDRITVALVQSLYRRADEVFQSIGHLVVDECHRAPSRTFTEAVTEFDSRYMLGLSATPWRRDKLSKLIFWHLGDVHWEIDKSRLVDEGHILGAEVMIRETRFEPYHDPVQHYSKMLMELAMDDERNRMIAADVAAEAEKGRGVSLVLSDRKKHCETLQALLKFNHKLDAELLTGDLSNEERKGVLQRLNRGEIRVLIATGQLVGEGFDCKALSTLFLATPIRFSGRLIQYLGRVLRPGHGKEKARVFDYVDARVDILKKAAVQRQRVYSDAAVRDL, from the coding sequence TTGAAAATCGAAATCGGCAAACAGCTGAAGCTCAGCCAGCTGCCACCCGACATGCGTGACGAGCTCGTCGAACAGCTCACCATGATCAACCCCAAATGGCTCGAAAACGAACGCATGGGCCGTTGGAACCGCAACACACCGAAGATGTTGAGGCTTTACAGCAAGTGGAAGGACTGCCTGTGGATCCCGCGCGGTTACATGCGCCAATTGATGCTGATGTGTAGAAAAAAAGGCACCGTCCCCGACATCGAAGACCGCCGCCGGGAGCTGCCTGACACCGAGTTTGGTTTCAAGGGCACCTTGAAGGATTTCCAGGAGGATGCGGTAAACCGGATGCTGAGCAGGGATTTCGGGACGCTCAGCGCGCCCACCGGCAGCGGCAAAACCGTCATGGCGCTCTACATGATAGCCCGCCGAAAGCAGCCCACCCTCGTCGTCGTTCACACCAAGGAACTGGCCTTTCAGTGGATCGAAGCCATCGCCCGATTTTTGGATATCGGGGAAAACGAAGTGGGGCTCATCGGTTCCGGGAAGATGACGGTGGGCGACAGGATCACGGTGGCTCTGGTTCAGTCGCTGTACCGGCGTGCGGACGAGGTTTTTCAAAGCATCGGGCACCTCGTTGTCGACGAGTGCCACCGGGCGCCCAGCCGAACGTTCACGGAGGCAGTGACGGAGTTCGATTCGCGCTACATGCTCGGTCTCTCCGCTACACCGTGGAGAAGGGACAAGTTGTCCAAGTTGATATTCTGGCACCTGGGGGATGTCCACTGGGAAATCGACAAGTCGCGTCTCGTCGATGAAGGCCATATCTTAGGGGCCGAGGTGATGATCAGGGAAACCCGTTTCGAGCCCTATCACGACCCCGTTCAGCATTACAGCAAGATGCTCATGGAACTCGCCATGGATGACGAACGGAACCGGATGATCGCCGCCGATGTGGCCGCAGAGGCGGAAAAGGGGCGGGGCGTCAGCCTGGTTTTGTCGGACCGCAAGAAACACTGTGAAACCCTGCAGGCGCTGCTGAAATTCAACCATAAGCTGGATGCCGAGCTGTTGACCGGCGACTTGAGCAATGAAGAACGCAAGGGGGTGCTGCAGCGGCTGAACAGAGGGGAGATCCGGGTGCTGATCGCCACGGGGCAGCTGGTGGGCGAGGGGTTCGACTGCAAAGCCCTGTCGACCCTTTTTCTGGCGACCCCCATTCGTTTCAGTGGAAGGCTTATTCAATACCTTGGCAGGGTTCTAAGACCCGGACACGGCAAGGAAAAAGCCAGGGTGTTCGATTATGTGGACGCCCGGGTGGATATTTTGAAGAAGGCGGCGGTCCAGCGCCAACGGGTGTATTCGGATGCAGCGGTCCGAGACCTGTGA
- a CDS encoding GspE/PulE family protein, with product MLNESDTSGNDVQNLKTEVEYRTNLQKIGNKLNSATNLDEMLIDLHDEIISLFNAERMTVYVVDGVRRELVSRFKSGNEVGEIRIPVSPASIAGYSAFKQKPINIRNVYDEDEVSAVDKVLQFDSSWDLKTGFKTKQVMAHPIIFQKYLLGVIQLINNKQDAPFNEMDERSLAELAKIFGIALYNQKRIATGKATKFDHLLENHLVTQKELNKAAIDARKQKKPVTDILMKELKISKKEIGKSLGKFYKLPFIEYNSSWPIPVDLITGLKVPFMRNNLFVPLRMEGDKILIAIDNPNDLQRIDQIKVLFPGRGIQFCVVLKDDILEFIKLFTTDEKQMGEIDEILSQLQDEAEEIEEAEQALGEEDSAVVQLVNKIIMDAYQRGASDIHIEPYPGKQNTEVRVRIDGACTIYSTIPFSYKNAVVSRIKIMSDLDIAERRKPQDGKINFKKYGGKDIELRVATVPTQGGVEDIVMRILAAGEPIPLNKMGFSDRNFANFIDMVTKPYGIIFVCGPTGSGKTTTLHSALGYINKTETKIWTAEDPVEITQRGLRQVQVKPKIGFDFAAAMRSFLRADPDVIMVGEMRDKETTSIGIEASLTGHLVFSTLHTNSAPESITRLLDMGMDPFNFADAILGIMAQRLVRTLCKECKQSYSPTKDEYNELVREYGKEAFEKNVAIPYAEDLTLYKPKGCEICNNTGYRGRMAIHELLTGTDEMKKLIQNQAPMEELRDQAILEGMTTLKQDGIEKIFKGHCDLLQVRKVCIK from the coding sequence ATGCTTAACGAATCTGATACATCCGGCAACGATGTCCAGAACCTGAAAACCGAGGTTGAATACCGGACCAATCTCCAGAAAATCGGCAATAAACTGAATTCCGCAACCAATCTCGACGAGATGCTTATCGATCTCCACGATGAGATCATCTCTTTGTTCAATGCCGAACGGATGACCGTTTACGTGGTCGACGGGGTTAGACGCGAGCTGGTATCCCGTTTCAAATCCGGCAATGAAGTGGGGGAGATACGCATCCCCGTGTCTCCGGCCAGCATTGCGGGTTATTCGGCCTTCAAGCAGAAGCCGATCAACATCAGGAATGTATACGACGAGGATGAGGTGTCGGCCGTCGACAAGGTCCTGCAGTTCGACAGCAGCTGGGATTTGAAAACCGGCTTCAAAACGAAGCAGGTTATGGCGCACCCCATCATTTTTCAGAAATATCTTTTAGGCGTGATTCAGCTCATCAACAACAAGCAGGATGCCCCGTTCAATGAAATGGACGAACGTTCGCTGGCGGAGCTGGCCAAGATATTCGGCATTGCCCTTTACAACCAGAAAAGGATTGCCACGGGAAAGGCTACTAAATTCGACCACCTGCTGGAAAATCACCTGGTTACCCAGAAGGAGCTGAACAAGGCGGCGATCGACGCCAGAAAACAGAAAAAGCCGGTTACCGACATCCTGATGAAGGAGCTCAAGATTTCAAAAAAGGAGATCGGCAAATCCTTGGGGAAATTTTACAAGCTTCCCTTCATCGAGTACAATTCCAGCTGGCCGATTCCCGTCGATCTCATAACCGGACTCAAGGTGCCGTTCATGCGCAACAATCTGTTCGTCCCCCTGCGCATGGAAGGCGACAAAATTCTGATCGCCATCGACAACCCCAACGATCTGCAACGCATCGACCAGATCAAGGTGCTTTTCCCGGGGCGCGGCATCCAGTTTTGTGTGGTACTGAAGGACGACATCCTGGAATTTATCAAACTGTTTACAACCGATGAAAAACAGATGGGAGAGATCGACGAGATTCTTTCCCAGCTTCAGGATGAGGCCGAGGAGATCGAGGAGGCCGAGCAGGCCCTCGGAGAGGAAGACAGCGCCGTCGTGCAGCTGGTAAACAAAATTATCATGGACGCGTACCAGCGAGGGGCGTCCGACATTCACATTGAACCCTATCCCGGGAAGCAGAACACCGAGGTTCGTGTGCGCATCGACGGTGCCTGTACCATCTATTCCACGATTCCCTTTAGTTATAAAAACGCCGTGGTTTCACGCATCAAGATCATGTCGGATCTGGACATCGCCGAGCGTAGAAAACCGCAGGACGGTAAGATCAATTTCAAGAAATACGGCGGCAAAGATATTGAACTGCGTGTTGCCACCGTCCCCACGCAGGGAGGGGTGGAAGATATCGTCATGCGTATTCTGGCCGCCGGCGAGCCGATACCGCTGAACAAGATGGGGTTTTCCGACAGGAACTTTGCCAACTTCATCGATATGGTAACGAAACCTTACGGCATTATCTTTGTCTGTGGGCCCACCGGATCCGGTAAAACCACCACGCTGCACTCGGCGCTTGGTTACATCAACAAGACCGAGACAAAAATATGGACGGCCGAGGACCCGGTTGAAATCACCCAGCGCGGACTGCGGCAGGTTCAGGTCAAACCCAAAATCGGGTTCGATTTTGCGGCGGCCATGCGTTCCTTTCTCAGGGCTGACCCGGACGTGATCATGGTCGGTGAAATGCGCGACAAGGAAACGACCTCCATCGGCATCGAGGCATCCCTGACCGGCCACCTTGTCTTTTCGACCCTGCACACCAACAGCGCGCCGGAAAGTATTACCCGGCTGCTGGACATGGGGATGGATCCCTTCAATTTTGCGGACGCCATCCTGGGTATTATGGCACAACGTCTGGTGCGTACGCTCTGCAAGGAGTGTAAGCAGTCTTACAGCCCGACGAAAGATGAATACAACGAGCTCGTGCGCGAATACGGTAAGGAAGCGTTTGAGAAGAATGTCGCCATTCCCTATGCGGAGGATCTGACGCTTTACAAACCGAAAGGGTGTGAGATCTGCAACAACACGGGGTATCGCGGCCGAATGGCCATCCATGAGCTTTTGACCGGCACCGATGAAATGAAAAAACTGATTCAGAATCAGGCGCCCATGGAGGAACTGCGGGACCAGGCCATTTTAGAAGGCATGACCACCTTGAAGCAGGACGGTATCGAAAAAATATTTAAGGGCCATTGCGACCTCCTGCAAGTCAGGAAGGTCTGCATCAAATAG
- a CDS encoding universal stress protein: MKIMVCYDGSRSSREAIRLGREHAKSFNGSLILVTSMIKGTESEKEDIERAELDLEFEKKACVDDGLDCDTHLLIRGLSSGEDLVNFAEEEMVDEIIIGIKRRSKVEKIVFGSTAQYVILKAHCPVVTVK; encoded by the coding sequence ATGAAAATAATGGTGTGCTATGATGGATCGAGATCCTCGCGTGAGGCGATCCGACTGGGAAGGGAACATGCCAAGTCCTTTAACGGAAGCCTCATTCTCGTAACCTCGATGATCAAGGGGACCGAATCCGAGAAGGAGGATATCGAGAGGGCGGAATTGGACCTGGAGTTTGAGAAAAAGGCATGCGTAGACGATGGCCTGGACTGCGATACCCATCTGCTGATCCGCGGGCTTTCTTCAGGGGAAGACCTGGTCAATTTTGCCGAAGAGGAGATGGTGGATGAAATCATCATCGGTATCAAGCGGCGGTCCAAGGTCGAAAAGATTGTTTTCGGTTCCACGGCGCAGTACGTGATTTTAAAGGCACACTGCCCCGTGGTTACGGTGAAGTAA
- a CDS encoding peptidyl-prolyl cis-trans isomerase — translation MLLCAGNLSAGTVNPRVSMQTSLGPIIIELDRQAAPKTVENFINYAETGFYDETIFHRVIKGFMIQGGGLTKDMQRKKTGQPIENEADNGLKNTRGSIAMARTMNPHSATAQFFINTADNKNLDFTSKTTQGWGYCVFGRVVSGMEIVDKIESTPTTLRAGRRDVPVETVTIESVAVIAAQ, via the coding sequence ATGCTGTTGTGCGCCGGCAACCTCTCCGCCGGAACCGTCAACCCCAGGGTCAGTATGCAGACCAGTCTGGGCCCGATCATCATCGAGCTCGATCGTCAGGCCGCCCCAAAAACCGTTGAGAATTTTATAAATTACGCCGAAACAGGCTTTTATGACGAAACCATCTTCCACCGTGTCATCAAGGGGTTTATGATTCAAGGCGGCGGTTTGACAAAGGATATGCAGCGAAAAAAGACCGGTCAGCCCATCGAAAACGAGGCCGACAACGGGTTGAAAAACACCCGCGGATCCATCGCCATGGCGAGAACCATGAACCCCCACTCGGCCACCGCCCAATTTTTCATCAACACGGCCGACAACAAAAACCTGGATTTCACATCGAAAACGACTCAGGGCTGGGGGTATTGCGTGTTCGGCCGGGTCGTCTCGGGGATGGAAATCGTAGACAAGATCGAGAGTACCCCCACGACCCTGCGCGCCGGAAGGCGGGACGTGCCCGTGGAAACGGTGACGATAGAATCGGTTGCGGTGATTGCTGCCCAGTAG
- a CDS encoding M48 family metalloprotease, translating into MYGNFIYFIVVLLIYTTYRPGDEANFPLLQTLIYFACLTLGFALITGAQFRRLESVSVRMPPDRVGHKFDALLRRQTIMAIVVFAVDVYGLNLSYYTSIVKPLKMVPTLEAVVFLLLFMGHMALVWAMAHRLYRRLYRSSISCRAYVMSNLMFAVPILLPWFLLSLVSDLIYALPFDAPKQMLATPQGEIAYFLLFLLAAALFGPAIIQQFWQCRPLQPGIHRTRIETLCRNARLGYKNILMWPIFEGRIITAGVMGLVKRFRYILVTDALLAHLSPEEIDAVVAHEIGHVKRKHLLLYLLFFAGYMFISYTLFDLVIYASIYAKPFIVWLQRAGMDQTVVMPATFSIFIILAFLLYFRYVFGYFMRNFERQADIYVFDLLGTAVPLVTTLQKIAAASGQPSDKPNWHHFSIKERTDYLKRCILDRSWIARHNLKVRRSLLVYAVGIFILGIMGYQISFGEAGKRLDSHFYEKIILQELEKAPGNADLYTMLGDLYYHKGNLSRAGRAYEHALTISPGNVRALNNLAWLYATAEDVGMRNPGRSLQLAEKAATLEQAPYILDTLAESYFVNGFVRKAILSERKALSLATGDKRYYEGQLRKFEAVEKTLY; encoded by the coding sequence ATGTACGGAAATTTCATTTATTTCATTGTCGTTCTGCTGATTTACACGACCTACCGCCCCGGGGATGAAGCCAATTTCCCCCTCCTGCAAACCCTCATCTATTTTGCATGCCTGACCTTGGGTTTCGCCCTGATCACGGGCGCACAGTTTCGCAGACTCGAGAGTGTTTCCGTAAGGATGCCTCCCGACCGGGTCGGTCACAAATTCGACGCCTTGCTGCGACGCCAGACCATCATGGCTATCGTTGTCTTCGCCGTGGATGTCTACGGCCTGAACCTTTCCTACTACACGTCCATAGTCAAGCCGCTTAAAATGGTGCCGACGCTCGAAGCGGTTGTTTTCCTCCTGTTGTTCATGGGACACATGGCGCTGGTGTGGGCCATGGCCCACCGGCTTTACCGCAGGCTCTACCGGTCGAGTATCTCTTGCAGGGCTTACGTGATGTCAAACCTCATGTTCGCGGTTCCTATCCTGCTGCCCTGGTTTTTGCTTTCACTGGTCAGCGACCTGATCTACGCCCTGCCCTTTGACGCCCCCAAACAGATGCTTGCAACCCCCCAGGGAGAAATCGCCTATTTTCTGTTGTTCCTGCTGGCGGCCGCCCTTTTTGGTCCGGCGATCATCCAACAATTCTGGCAGTGCAGGCCCCTTCAGCCCGGCATCCACCGCACACGAATCGAAACGCTGTGCCGCAACGCACGCCTGGGATATAAAAACATTCTGATGTGGCCCATATTCGAAGGCAGGATAATCACGGCCGGCGTCATGGGGCTGGTCAAACGGTTTCGCTACATCCTCGTCACCGACGCCCTCCTGGCGCATCTTTCCCCCGAAGAGATAGATGCCGTCGTCGCCCACGAAATCGGACACGTGAAAAGGAAGCACCTCCTGCTCTACCTCCTGTTTTTTGCAGGCTATATGTTTATATCTTATACGCTGTTCGACCTCGTCATCTATGCGTCGATCTATGCGAAGCCATTCATCGTTTGGCTACAGCGGGCTGGAATGGATCAAACCGTCGTCATGCCGGCCACCTTCAGCATCTTCATCATCCTGGCCTTTCTGCTCTATTTCCGCTATGTCTTCGGTTACTTCATGCGCAATTTTGAACGGCAGGCGGATATTTACGTGTTCGACCTTCTCGGCACGGCGGTCCCTCTCGTTACGACGCTCCAAAAAATCGCCGCTGCCAGTGGACAACCGTCCGACAAGCCCAACTGGCATCATTTCAGCATAAAGGAGCGCACGGACTACCTGAAGCGCTGCATTCTGGATCGCTCGTGGATTGCCCGCCACAACCTGAAAGTCCGGCGGTCCCTCCTTGTCTATGCGGTGGGAATTTTTATCCTGGGGATCATGGGGTATCAGATCAGTTTCGGCGAGGCAGGCAAACGGTTGGACAGCCATTTTTACGAAAAAATAATCCTGCAGGAACTGGAAAAAGCGCCCGGCAATGCCGACCTTTACACCATGTTGGGCGATCTGTATTACCACAAAGGAAATCTTTCCCGGGCCGGGAGAGCCTATGAACACGCCCTGACCATCTCGCCCGGCAATGTACGCGCCCTCAACAATCTTGCCTGGCTGTATGCAACCGCCGAGGATGTCGGCATGCGTAATCCCGGCCGTTCCCTGCAGCTGGCTGAAAAAGCGGCGACACTGGAGCAGGCGCCCTACATATTGGACACGCTGGCGGAAAGCTATTTTGTCAACGGATTTGTCCGGAAAGCGATCCTTAGCGAACGCAAGGCCCTTTCCTTGGCTACCGGCGACAAGCGCTACTACGAGGGACAACTGCGCAAGTTTGAGGCTGTAGAAAAAACCTTATATTAG
- a CDS encoding YggS family pyridoxal phosphate-dependent enzyme, giving the protein MIKDRLEMVRKRIQRAAEACGRNTNDVHLVAVSKTMPREKLVQAVEAGVTVLGENYVQEAREKFNDLYTLPVSWHFIGHLQSNKAKYVVNIFDLIHSVDSVKLAREIDKQAKKINKIQDILIQVNIAGEASKSGIRADDALSVIRDISGLEHIAVKGLMTMPPYFNAPEKVRPYFKALRELRDRIDAEHIENVSLDDLSMGMTGDFEAAIREGATLVRIGTAIFGERN; this is encoded by the coding sequence ATGATAAAAGATCGCCTGGAAATGGTTCGAAAGAGAATACAGCGCGCCGCGGAGGCGTGCGGACGAAACACGAATGACGTGCACCTCGTGGCCGTCAGCAAAACCATGCCCAGGGAAAAACTGGTGCAGGCGGTCGAAGCGGGGGTAACGGTCCTGGGCGAAAACTATGTTCAGGAGGCCAGGGAAAAATTCAATGATCTCTATACCCTGCCCGTATCCTGGCATTTCATCGGGCATCTGCAGAGCAACAAGGCCAAATACGTCGTCAACATCTTCGATCTGATCCATTCGGTGGATTCGGTGAAACTCGCCCGGGAAATCGACAAACAGGCAAAAAAAATAAATAAAATTCAAGATATTCTCATTCAAGTCAATATTGCCGGAGAAGCCAGCAAGTCCGGCATACGGGCCGATGACGCCTTGAGCGTGATCCGTGATATCAGCGGACTTGAACACATTGCCGTCAAGGGTCTTATGACCATGCCGCCCTATTTCAACGCCCCGGAAAAAGTCAGGCCCTATTTCAAGGCCCTGCGCGAACTTCGCGACCGGATCGACGCGGAACATATCGAAAACGTCTCTCTCGATGATCTCTCCATGGGCATGACCGGGGACTTTGAAGCCGCTATCCGTGAAGGAGCAACCCTAGTACGCATCGGAACAGCCATTTTCGGAGAAAGAAATTGA
- a CDS encoding enoyl-CoA hydratase/isomerase family protein has translation MAYENIIFETEENIAFITFNRPKALNALNSALIGELSDALDKVAADDSLKVLILTGAGDRAFVAGADINEIAKCNALTGKLFAEKGQQAIFKLESLSIPVIAAVNGFALGGGSEVALACDFIYASENAKFGFPEITLGIIPGFGGTQRMPRLVGRNAAKEIIFTGKMISAVEAQAMGLVNRVCPPEELKSQVMETAKTIAAKGSVSLRAAKQAVNRGLNVDIVRGCQIEVDAFALCMTSPDAKEGTTAFLEKRKAAFKGTLTE, from the coding sequence ATGGCTTATGAAAACATCATTTTTGAAACTGAGGAGAACATTGCCTTCATCACTTTCAACCGCCCTAAGGCCTTGAACGCCCTGAACAGTGCCCTGATTGGCGAATTGTCGGATGCCTTGGACAAGGTGGCCGCCGATGATTCCCTCAAGGTGCTCATTCTTACCGGGGCCGGGGACAGGGCTTTCGTAGCCGGCGCCGATATCAACGAAATTGCCAAATGCAATGCGCTGACGGGAAAGCTGTTCGCGGAAAAAGGCCAGCAAGCCATTTTCAAGCTGGAGTCTCTTTCCATACCGGTCATCGCGGCGGTTAACGGGTTTGCCCTCGGCGGCGGCAGTGAGGTGGCGCTGGCGTGCGACTTCATTTACGCATCGGAGAACGCCAAGTTCGGCTTTCCGGAAATCACGCTGGGCATCATCCCCGGTTTCGGAGGAACCCAGAGAATGCCCAGGCTTGTCGGGCGGAACGCCGCCAAGGAAATCATTTTTACCGGAAAGATGATATCGGCGGTGGAAGCGCAAGCGATGGGACTCGTCAACCGGGTCTGCCCTCCGGAAGAATTAAAAAGTCAGGTCATGGAAACGGCTAAAACCATTGCAGCCAAGGGTAGTGTCTCTCTGCGCGCCGCCAAACAGGCTGTCAACCGCGGCCTGAACGTCGACATCGTCAGGGGGTGCCAGATAGAGGTGGACGCGTTCGCCCTGTGCATGACCAGCCCGGATGCCAAGGAAGGCACGACGGCGTTTCTGGAAAAAAGAAAGGCCGCGTTCAAGGGAACGCTGACCGAATAA
- a CDS encoding epoxyqueuosine reductase QueH, translated as MKVLLHICCAPCAIYPLKTLRNNGFEVMGFFYRHNIHPYTECMRRETTLKDFAAFEDLRVVYQQDYDMEGFIRSVVFREKDRCSYCYHDRLKAAAHIARKGKFDTFTSTLLYSKFQKHAAIKEMGESVGREVGVPFFYHDFREGWKEGIAVSKERNMYRQPYCGCIYSEKERYYK; from the coding sequence TTGAAGGTGCTGCTGCACATCTGCTGCGCGCCTTGCGCTATTTATCCGCTGAAAACCCTGCGGAACAACGGTTTTGAGGTCATGGGCTTTTTCTACCGGCACAACATCCACCCCTATACGGAGTGTATGCGCAGGGAAACGACCCTCAAGGACTTTGCCGCCTTTGAAGACCTGCGGGTGGTTTATCAACAGGACTATGACATGGAGGGATTCATTCGCAGCGTCGTTTTTCGTGAAAAGGACCGCTGCAGCTACTGTTATCACGATCGTCTCAAAGCCGCGGCCCACATCGCCCGCAAGGGGAAATTCGACACCTTCACGAGCACGCTTCTGTACAGCAAATTCCAAAAACACGCCGCCATAAAAGAAATGGGTGAATCGGTGGGCAGGGAAGTCGGCGTCCCCTTTTTCTACCACGATTTTCGGGAGGGATGGAAGGAAGGGATAGCCGTCTCCAAAGAGCGCAACATGTACCGCCAGCCATACTGCGGGTGCATCTACAGCGAAAAGGAACGCTACTATAAATAA